The window CATCTTAAGATCGACATTAAAAAAGGGCATGATCTTCTTTATCAGCCTTGACTCGACTATGAGAGCCTCCGCCTCCGTCTCGGTCCTGACGGTGGAGATATCCTCGATGGATTCGACCAATTTTCTAAGCCTAGGCGAGGCAAAGCCGGAATGGCGGAAATAGGACGAAACCCTTTTTCTTAGAGATTTGGCCTTGCCGACGTAAATTACCTTTCCCGAAAAGTCGTGCATCAGATAGACCCCTGGCTTGTCCGGAAAGGTCTTTATCAGCGATTTCAGCCTATCAAGCCTGTCAATCATTGTATCCCCCCTAAAAGCTACTTTTTTGAAGAAGTGTCAAAACCTCAGATGGACAGTATAATCATGGCAACCAGGGAAATCCAGTTCCCCTAATCGATAAAGATGGAGGTTTAAAGCGATGCTCTCACTGTACAACGATTTAACTAGAAAAAAGGAGCCCTTCGTGCCCGTTCAAGAGGGAAAAGTGGGCTTTTATAGCTGTGGTCCAACGGTTTACGACTACTTTCATATAGGAAACGCCCGTCCCTTCATCGTATTCGACGTACTGCGCCGATACATGGAGTTCTCCGGCTACGAGGTTACCTTCGTTCAGAACTTCACCGACGTGGACGACAAGATGATAAACCGTGCCAACGAAATGGGCATAACCATGGCTGAGCTGGCCGACAAAACCATAGCGGACTATTTTGAGGACGCCGACGCCCTGGGAATAAAGAGGGCTACGGTCTACCCCAGGGCCACCGAACATATCGAAGAGATAATAGCCTTGGTTAAAAAGTTACAAGACACCGGCCACGCCTACGAAGTGGACGGGGTCGTTTACTTCGACGTGTCCAGCTTTCCGAGCTACTGCAAACTATCCGGTCAGAACCTGGAGGAACTTCAGTCGGGATCCAGGGTTGAAGTGAACAGCTTCAAGAAAAACCCCCTTGATTTCGTGCTCTGGAAGGCCAAGAAGCCCGGCGAGCCCTCATGGGATAGCCCATGGGGACCGGGACGGCCGGGATGGCACATAGAGTGCAGTGCCATGGCGATGAAATATCTGGGCAACACCCTGGACGTCCACTCCGGCGGCACGGACCTCATATTCCCCCACCATGAGAACGAGATAGCCCAGGCGGAGGCCGCCACAGGAGAGCCTTTCGTCAAATACTGGATCCACAACGAGTATATACTCATAGACAAGGAAAAAATGTCCAAATCTCTGGGCAACTTCATGACCGCAAGGGAGGCGAGAAAACACTACTCTCCCATGGCCATAAGGATGTTTATGCTGAGTGCCCACTACAGATCTCCGGTCAATTTCGGTCCCGATGGCATACAGCAGGCGGCGGCGGCCCTTGAGAGACTTCACAACTGCTGGAGCGACTTCACCTACGCCGTAGCCAACCGCCAGCAGAGCACAGGAGAGGTAGATATAATCCTCCAGTTCATGGAAAAGCACAGAGAGGATTTTATCTCCGCCATGGACGACGACTTTAACACCGCAGGGGCCTTAGGACACGTCTTCGAGGCCGTCTCCACCGTCAACGGATACCTCAAGAACTCCGATACTCTGGACAAAAGGGTTATAGACAAAGTGGATCGCTTTTTTAAAGACATAGACGAAGTAATGGGCCTACTGAGAATCGACTCAAAATCTGAAAGCGACGATTCGGAGATAGAGGCTCTGATAGCACGGAGACTGGAAGCCAGGGCAAACAAGGATTTTACGACCTCCGATGCCATAAGGGATCAGCTAGCCTCGAAGGGTATCATCCTTGAGGACACCCCTCAGGGAACCAAGTGGAAAAGGAAAATATAGCGACCTTAAAGCGGCTTCGGCCGCTTTTTTTTGTCAGAGCCATTGACTGACCAAAGCTGACCTTGTAAAATAGCGTCAAGATTGGTCAGAAAGGAGCTGTCCTATATGAACCTACAAAAAATGACCCTCAAATCCCAGGAATCACTGTCAGCCGCCAGGGATCTCTCTATTGCATACGGACATCAGGAAGTGGACGTAGAACATCTTCTCCTAGCCCTACTAAACCAGGAAGAAGGCCTGGTTCCCTCCATTTTGAGCAGAATGGGGATAGCTGAATCCGGACTTCGCTCAGCCCTGGAGGAAGATCTAGCTAGAAGGCCAAAAATATCCGGAGGAGGCTACGATCCAGAAAAAATCTATATATCCCAGAGGTTATCAAGATTTCTTATCTCCGCCGAGGAGAGGGCCAAAGAGCTTAAAGACGAATACGTATCGGTAGAACATATATTCGGAGCGATGATCGAAGGAGAGCCGGACAAAGTGGCGAAAACTTTGGTTTCCTGCGGCATCGACAAAACAAACTACCTGAAGACTCTCGCCTCGATGAGAGGAAACCAGAGAATAAGCAGTGCTACCCCAGAGGTCACCTACGAAGCTCTCAAAAAATACGGCGTGGACCTAGTGGACCAAGCGGAAAAAGGCAAGCTTGATCCGGTTATAGGTCGAGATGAGGAGATCCTCAGGGTTATAAGGATTCTATCCAGGAAAACGAAGAACAATCCTGTCCTGATCGGCGAGCCCGGAGTAGGAAAGACCGCCATAGCCGAGGGCCTGGCCCAGAGGATACTAAAAGGGGACGTTCCTGATGGCCTTAAAGACCACAGCGTTTTCGCCCTGGATATAGGGGCCCTTCTGGCCGGAGCTAAGTTCCGAGGTGAATTTGAGGAACGTCTCAAAGCCGTCCTGAACGAGGTCAGAGAGAGCGACGGCAGAATACTCCTCTTTATCGACGAGCTTCACACCATAGTGGGAGCTGGCAAGTCGGAGGGCTCCATGGACGCCGGAAACATGTTAAAACCTATGCTCGCCCGTGGTGAGCTTCACTGTATAGGAGCCACTACCTTGGACGAATATCGCCGCTATATCGAGAAAGACGCCGCACTGGAGAGACGTTTTCAGCCTGTAATCGTCGATCCCCCTTCGGTGGAGGACGCCATATCAATACTGCGGGGGCTCAGGGAAAGGTTCCAGGTCCACCACGGGGTTAGGATAACCGACAGTGCCCTTGTGGCCTCGGTCGAGCTTTCAGACCGATATATAACCGATAGATTTCTTCCTGATAAGGCAATCGACCTCATAGACGAGGCCTGCGCTATGTTGAGGACCGAGATCGACTCTATGCCCTCGGAGCTTGACTCGGTTATGCGGAGGCTTATGAGACTCGAAATCGAGGAAGCGGCCCTCATGAAAGAGAGCGATCACGCCTCCGCTGAGAGACTCTCAAACCTTCAGAAAGAACTCCAGGATCTCAAAGAGGAAGCCCAGGTCTTAAATTCCCGGTACGAGATGGAAAAGGAAAGGATAAAATCCCTTCGTTCCGTCAGAGAGCAGATAGAGAAAATAGGCAGAGAAATCGAGGAGGCGGAGAGAAACTACGACCTCAATCGAGCCGCCGAGTTGAAACACGGAAAACTTCCCTCCCTACAAAAAGAGCTAGTGGAGAGGGAAAAATCCATAGAGGACCTATCGGGCTCAAGGCTCCTCAGAGAGGAGGTCACCGAGGAGGAGGTCTCGGAGATCGTCTCCAAATGGACGGGCATCCCTCTATCCCGTCTAGTAGAGGGGGAAAGGGAAAAACTCCTCAGACTGGACGACATACTCCACCAGAGAGTGGTAGGCCAGGACGAGGCAGTAGAGCTTGTCACCGACGCCGTGATGAGGGCCAGGGCTGGAATAAAGGACCCCACAAAACCGATAGGATCTTTTATATTCCTAGGCCCCACAGGGGTTGGAAAGACGGAGTTAGCGAAGGCCCTGGCTCAGGCCCTTTTCGACACCGAGGACAATATAGTCCGTATCGATATGAGCGAGTATATGGAACAACATTCGGTGGCCAGGCTGATAGGAGCACCTCCAGGCTACGTAGGCTACGACGACGGAGGCCAGTTGACCGAAGCGGTGAGGCGAAAACCCTACAGCGTAGTCCTTTTCGACGAGATAGAGAAAGCCCACAGGGAGGTCTTTAACGTCCTGCTCCAGATCCTGGACGATGGTCGCATAACCGATAGCCACGGAAGGACGGTTGACTTCAAGAATACGGTCATAATAATGACCAGTAACATAGGCTCCGCCAGTCTTTTGGACGAACTAACCGAAGAGGGATCAATCCCATCGGAGACAAAGGCTTCAGTAATGGCCCAGCTGAGAGGACACTTCCGACCGGAGTTTCTGAACAGAGTGGACGACATAGTCATATTCTCACCTCTCTCGCTGAGACAGGTTCGAAGCATCGTAGGTCTTCTTTTGAAGGACCTCACCTCAAGACTTGCGTCCCGTGGGGTTGAACTTCAGATAACCGAACAGGCCATAGATAAAATAGCCTCCGACGGTTACGACCCTGCCTATGGAGCAAGACCTCTCAAGAGATATATATCTCACGCTCTGGAAAGCAAAATAGCGAGAGAGCTCATATCGAAGAACGAGGAAAAAATGACGGTAATCGTCTCGGCGGAGGAC is drawn from Dethiosulfovibrio salsuginis and contains these coding sequences:
- the cysS gene encoding cysteine--tRNA ligase, with protein sequence MLSLYNDLTRKKEPFVPVQEGKVGFYSCGPTVYDYFHIGNARPFIVFDVLRRYMEFSGYEVTFVQNFTDVDDKMINRANEMGITMAELADKTIADYFEDADALGIKRATVYPRATEHIEEIIALVKKLQDTGHAYEVDGVVYFDVSSFPSYCKLSGQNLEELQSGSRVEVNSFKKNPLDFVLWKAKKPGEPSWDSPWGPGRPGWHIECSAMAMKYLGNTLDVHSGGTDLIFPHHENEIAQAEAATGEPFVKYWIHNEYILIDKEKMSKSLGNFMTAREARKHYSPMAIRMFMLSAHYRSPVNFGPDGIQQAAAALERLHNCWSDFTYAVANRQQSTGEVDIILQFMEKHREDFISAMDDDFNTAGALGHVFEAVSTVNGYLKNSDTLDKRVIDKVDRFFKDIDEVMGLLRIDSKSESDDSEIEALIARRLEARANKDFTTSDAIRDQLASKGIILEDTPQGTKWKRKI
- the clpB gene encoding ATP-dependent chaperone ClpB, with protein sequence MNLQKMTLKSQESLSAARDLSIAYGHQEVDVEHLLLALLNQEEGLVPSILSRMGIAESGLRSALEEDLARRPKISGGGYDPEKIYISQRLSRFLISAEERAKELKDEYVSVEHIFGAMIEGEPDKVAKTLVSCGIDKTNYLKTLASMRGNQRISSATPEVTYEALKKYGVDLVDQAEKGKLDPVIGRDEEILRVIRILSRKTKNNPVLIGEPGVGKTAIAEGLAQRILKGDVPDGLKDHSVFALDIGALLAGAKFRGEFEERLKAVLNEVRESDGRILLFIDELHTIVGAGKSEGSMDAGNMLKPMLARGELHCIGATTLDEYRRYIEKDAALERRFQPVIVDPPSVEDAISILRGLRERFQVHHGVRITDSALVASVELSDRYITDRFLPDKAIDLIDEACAMLRTEIDSMPSELDSVMRRLMRLEIEEAALMKESDHASAERLSNLQKELQDLKEEAQVLNSRYEMEKERIKSLRSVREQIEKIGREIEEAERNYDLNRAAELKHGKLPSLQKELVEREKSIEDLSGSRLLREEVTEEEVSEIVSKWTGIPLSRLVEGEREKLLRLDDILHQRVVGQDEAVELVTDAVMRARAGIKDPTKPIGSFIFLGPTGVGKTELAKALAQALFDTEDNIVRIDMSEYMEQHSVARLIGAPPGYVGYDDGGQLTEAVRRKPYSVVLFDEIEKAHREVFNVLLQILDDGRITDSHGRTVDFKNTVIIMTSNIGSASLLDELTEEGSIPSETKASVMAQLRGHFRPEFLNRVDDIVIFSPLSLRQVRSIVGLLLKDLTSRLASRGVELQITEQAIDKIASDGYDPAYGARPLKRYISHALESKIARELISKNEEKMTVIVSAEDGEIRISTK